ccagccacccACCGACACTTCAGGCACGCAAAGCCTGACGGCCCTGACGCATCCTGCCCAGATGCCCCTGAAGCTGCTCCCACGGCCTGCACAGCCCTCCCCACTGGTCACCATCCCAGAGATACGCTGCGCCCAGCATCCACCCCAACGCCCATGCGGGGCAGGCGTTCAGAGCCTGGACGTGGCCAGGTGCAGGCCCTCGTGGTGTGAAGTGGTGCTAGAGGCGGGCAGGGGGGGAGCTGGGGCCAGCCCGTCCCGCTCTGGCCGGTTCCCTGCAGACTCCGAGAAGCCTGCGAATTCTCAGCGTGAGCCTGGCCTGCTGGGAAAGGCCAATCAGAactcaatgagatatcatttcacacctactggaATGGCCACTAGTAGGAGAGAACTACCAGCggtggagaggacgtggagagcaGCGCTTATTCGCTGCAGGCGGGATGTAGAGGGCACAGCCGCCGGGGAGGGCTGTTTGGCAGGGCCTGAGGAGGTTGACTGTAGACTTGCCACGAGACCCGGCAGTACCACAGGCATGGAGAGGACACACCCATCTCAGAGCAGCAGTTAACGCAGGGGAGAGGTAAGGAATGGGACTGAGTGCAGGAAGGGATGAAAGGGGACTCTCAACTCTATctagtaactttaaaaataatctgaATCCAAAAAGTAATACGGCCATTTAAAGGGCATTTAAAGGTTTGTTTGTCTTCATAAAaggtagaggaaaaaaatagaagcaatGCAAGCATCTATcaaaagatgaataaacaaaatgtggcatatccttaccgtggaatattattcagccctaaaaaggaatggcGTCCTGATACGCGTGACAACGTGGATGAGCCTTGGAGacatatattgaatgaaataagccagacacaaaaggacaaatattacctgatgtcactgatatgaattaatcagaataaataaattcagagtcagaaactagaatgcaggcTGTCGGAGGCCAGGGTAGGGGCAGGGCATGGGGAGCTAAGGCTGACTTGGCACcgagcttctgtttggggtgatgggaaagctCTGGTGAGGGACGGTGGTGATGAGGGCATGACACTGtagtgtaattaatgccactggatTGTAAACTTGaacgtggttaaaaggggaaattctagGTCGTTTGTtactaggaaattttaaaaaacaaccgtGGGACTGGACAACAGGGTGAATGACCCCTAATGTAACCACGGACTGGAGTCCATAGGACAAATTCTAACAGTAGCTGCTCGTCAGCTCTGGCAAAGTGCTGTGCCGACCAAGGTGTTCACACGGGGGTGTACACGGGACCACTGTgttttctgcatcatttttctataaacttacatggtgggtccgcggttcaaaccctgggcctccttgacccgtgtggagctggcccatgcgcagtgctgatgcgtgcaaggagtgctgtgccacacgggggtgtccccagcgtaggggagccccacacacaaggagtgcgccccgtaaggagagccgcccagcgcaagagaaagtgcagcctgcccaggaatggcgccgcacacacggagagctgacacaacaagatgacgcaacaaaaataaacacagagtcccatgcctctgacaacaacagaagtggacaaagaagacacagcaaatagacacagagaacagacaactggggcagggggaaggggagagaaataaataaattaaataaatcttaaaaaaaaaaagccaacccatttctggtacctaGCCCACAGGCAGGAAAGGGCGGTGCGCCTCCAGCAGGCGTGTGTGCCACGGCCTCCTCGAGTCTGTGACTCACAGCCGGGCGCACGCGGCTCTGCCGACCCCCGCCCGCGCGTCACTCACGTGTGGTCCAGGTTCCACGTGCTGAACAGCACCCGGCTCTCCCTGTTGCCGTAGGGGTTGATGGAGTGCCTGGACCCACAGGCGTCACCGTCGAAAGGCCCCTGGATGCCGAGAGAGCGCAGGCCGTCAGGCCGGCCTCAGGGAGGGCACTGCCCGCTGCCGGCCCCGCTGCCCAAGCAGGAGGCCCGCGGGGAGGGGGCTCTGCCAGCAGCGCGGGTGGTCTGCAGCGGCCAGGCAGCACCAGGCAGCCCCCATTCCCAGCAGGGTCCCCAGTGTCAGCAGGCACTTGGCGGAAGCAGCAGAAGGACGCATGGCACCTGGTCACCCCCTCTCCTGGCGGTGACCCCCCACAGGTGTTAGCCCCTTCCCTCGcagggcacccccccccccaggggtgACCGCCTCGGGCTCCAGGCTCCGCCCTCAGGGACCAGGGGCAGTGGCGCTGTACAGTGCGGTCTCCTGAGCTGGGCACATGTTCCGGAAGGCCAAGACAGAGCTGGGGCTGACCACTCCAACGAGCACCTGAAAATGCCACCTCCCGCCCTGAAAACCCTGCGCTCTGCCATCCAGAGTCGCAGGCGGGGAAAAAGCCACTCTCCATGTTCCTCGGAGGCTCCTGGGCTGTCCCCCTCGCCCCCGCATGAACGTAGCCGCCCTTCCCTTCAGCTCTCCTTTGCAGCTCTTCCTCCCGGGGCGGGCCAGTGGTTCTTCACATGAGCCCCTGACCACCCCCCGGGAGCCTGTTAGAAATGAGGGTCCCAGGCCCACACAGCCCTGCTGGACGCGGCTCAGGGCGGGGCCACCGCGGGGTCCTGAGCCCTCCAGTGAAGGCGCGGCGCTCAGGTGAGAGAGCCACTGGCTCGGACCGTCCTGCCCTGGCTCGCCCACCAGCTGACGCCCCGTGGCCGACGCAGGCCGGGGGCCCTCGCCACAGGGGTGGACTGCGCGCTGCAGGCGCCGCTCACCTGGCAGGAGAACCAGCCCTCCGGGGTGCAGAGCCGGCCACTGGCCTTGGCACCCCTGTCGAAGTAGCTGCTGTTGTACCGCGCGGCCTTCAGCTTCCGGCCCATACAGCCCACGAGCCTCACGTACTCCTCCCGGGCCCCTGCGCCCACCTCGGAGGCGTACGCGCTCACCTGGAGGAGAGCAGCGCTGTCAGCGGGCACCGGCCGTGAGCCCCTGCACCCCGCCCGCACTGCCAGGCACACCTCGGGGGCCACACCCCCTCTGCCGGTGACCCCGGCCTGGTAAGGGACAGCACTGCCATGTGGCCCCCATGGCTAAGGGTTCTCGAGCCACATGCTAAGTGCAGGAGCCGCGTGGCTGTGGCCGCAGGTGAGAGGCAGGTATTGGGGGAAGATGTGCTGGGCAGCACAGACAGTTCCAGAAGCTTGTTGAGAAACAGAAAAGGTGGGGGACACCGCGGGGGTCAGTGCTCGGCCCCCACAAGGCGGCAGAGCTCCTGCAGGGGACCTGATGACGAAAGCGGGTGCACGCGGCCTGCAGAGCGCCCGGCCCCTCGGCTCCCACAGGCAAACAGCCAACTCCAGTTCTGGGCACCCTCGCCGCCGGGTGCCTGGCACTGCCCCGCacagggaggtgggggagaggaggcgGCCCGAGGCTGCAGCCGCCACCACCCTTGCCAGTGGCTTGTACAGGGATGGGGCCACCGCAGCTGGAGTGACATCCAGAGGGCAGAGATGGGGACACGCCACGGCCGGCAGAGTGAAAGGCCCCAGGAGGGGTGCAGCCCGGGGGGGGGACAGGGTGGGCATGGGCGGTGGGGGACGGGGGAGGCAGGTGGGCTGCTGCCCTCGCCTGCCTGGGCCTGAGCTGGGCCGTGAGCCCCAGGGCGGTCCCTCTTGGTGCTTGGTCCACCACAAAGCACAGACAGAGTCCAGACACACGGCTGAGCCAGCGAGAGTcgaggggggcagagggctgtCCAACACAGAGGGGACAGGGTGGCCTTGTGATTTACTTCCGACCACCTGGGCACATGGGCGGCGACGCTGCCAAAAAGCCACCGAGACCCTCAGGCTGGTGCCGCGCCCTTTGGCCTGCAGCTGGCCTCGGCGCGGGGAGCAGACCCCAGGACCAGCCAGGCGCAGGCCAGGGAGGCTGGCAGGGGCGCTGAGGGGTGCGGgcacgggggggtgggggggtgcatGCAGCCGAAGCCCCAGCTCCTGGCGCCCCTCGGGGATTTCTACCGCCTGTTGCAGCTTAGTGGCGCTCCCAGCACGGCCGAGGGGGCTGCCGGCCGAGGGGGCTGCCAAGAGGCGCCCACAGCTGAATTAGCCAGGACAGCGCTCCCTGCCTTGGCTGGTAAGCTCAGCCGCCACCAGGCGGCTTTAACTCTGAATGTCACTTGTCAACTGGGTCTCATCTTCCCAGAAACGGAGTGGAATGGAGAGACTGCGCACACATCTGGGTAATGGCGCCGAGGCCGCACTTCTTCCAGAAGACTCCATGGGCAGCACTTGCCCTTTCCATCTACATCCATCACTTTCTCACACCTCCCAGAGGAGATGTGAGTCACTCTATTTAGCCCACAGTCAGAGCTCAAGCCCCACAGCGACTCAGAGCACCCCAGAAAAGGCTCGGCTCGGCTCAGCCCTGCCCGACACGTCTCGGAGGTCAGGCAGTGGCACGTGACTTGAGAAACCCCTGGAAACTCCAGGAAAGAAGGGAGCGCGTCAGCAGTCACCAAAGTAACAGTGGACCGGGGAGGGAGGTTCACCTGGGAGGAGGTCACCTCATACCTGAGCTGCCTGATACAGACTCAAAGGCCGGCCCTTTTCAGATCCCATGGGGAGCATTCTGCACAAAACGGAAGGGCAGAGAAAGGTGCCCTGGCGGGGCGACGGCGTTCCTAAAGGGGAGCCCGCCCCAGCTCGGGCTCCAGCCCTGGCCTTGAGGAGAACAGAGTCCAACGTCAAGACGGCACAAAAAGAACGCGGTGGGTGAGGAACAGGCGGGCGCCGGGGGTCTGCGGCAGCGCTCAGCCCGCGTCTCCCTCCACACCCTCCGGGGTGAGCAGCTCCCTTGCTGCCCGGCACACCTGGCCGTCAGCACACCTGGCCGTCAGCACACCTGGCCGTCAGCACACCTGGCCGTCAGCACACCTGGCCGTCAGCACACCTGGCCGTCAGCACACCTGGCCGTCAGCACACCTGGCCGTCAGCACGGGCTTACCTCCCTCAGGTAACTCCGGATGCGGCTCTCACAGCTGTACCTCAGGTAGCTGGACTTACTCCTGAATCGGGCCTCCAAgcctgggggaagagggaggccCTCGTGGAGCCCACGGGAGCGGCCGCGTGCtcggctgggggcctgggggaaCGCGCTCCGCCATCGGCAGGTAAGTCCCGCTGGCGACGCGCACGACCTCGGCGGGTTTTTGTTTGCTCGCTCTCAGCACAGGAGGATCCTGGCTCTCGGCTGGGAGCTTCTCCAGCAGCCCCGGGGGCGTCGGCCAGGCTGGCAGCCCAGGGCCCCCGCCCTCTGGGAACCGCGTCCTGCCAGGGGCCCGCTCCATGCGGCCCCAGAAGCGCCCGACCAGCAGCGTTGGCTCAGGGCCCCCACCCCGACGGCCCTGCCCGAGGAGCCAAGCCGGCCCCTTGGTCTTGGGGGCGCCGGGACGGGTGTCGGCATCTGCCGTGAGGAGGCCCCTCCCGGGGAGCAGGGGGCCCCACGCACCTTCGAACCACGGCTGGTCCTCGGCCCTGGTCTCGGCCGCGATGTTCTCGCTCACGTTGTGCAGGAGGTCCGCCAGGAGCCTCTGCCGCAGCGGGGACCGCTCGTCACACAGCAGCTGCCGCACCGCCTGGATGACGCCCGCGTGGGGCTTGTGAAACACGCTGAGGACGCGCCCGATGTCGCTCACATCTGCCACCCAAAGGGAGACGGGCAAGAGCGTCTGGTCCCTAGCAGGCCTGGCTTTCTGGCCGCCAGGAGAGGCGCCCCCCACGGCTCCACCTGCAGAGCCCCCAGGCCCAGCTGTCCAGGGGACGCCCCTGGCCGGGCAGGGCCGTTGCCCAGAGCAAGCAGCCTGCCAGCCGCCCCCGTGCGCTCTGAAGAGCGTGGGCCGGAGCCCTGGCCTTCTGGCCCTCGGAGGGCGCAGCGTGCCCTCGCCAGCCCTTGCCAGCCCTTCCCAGCACCCCCAGAGCACCTGGCGGGCCAGTGGGCCTTCCCACGACAGGGGCGGAGTAAGCATGTGCATTTCACGACGGCGGCACTTCCGCACGGCCGCCTGCATCTGAACTCGCTTCCTCAGGGCACAGCTCAGATGGAGGAGGACGGGAGCCTCGCAGCAGGGCGGGAAGGGGGTCAGATGGAGGAGGACAGGGGCCTCACGGTGGGGGGAGGTCAGATGGAGGAGGACAGGGGGCCTCGCGGCGGGGCGGGAGGGGGGTCAGATGGAGGAGGACGGGGGCCTCACGGTGGGGGGAGGTCAGATGGAGGAGGCCAGGGGGCCTcatggcaggggcaggggggtCAGATGTAGGAGGACGGGGGGCCTTGTGGCAGGGCGGGAAGGGGGTCAGATGGAGGAGGGCCTGTTGCCCACCCTTCGCCTCCGCTGCCCACAGGAGCCCACTGGCCTGTGCCTTTGAGGCGTGGAACAGCCCTGCGACCCCCCCAGGGAGGTGTGGAGGCAGGTGATGGGCCCCCCGGCCCATGGGGCCATGGCCCTTCCAGGTCACCTGCTCTCAGGAGGGCGGCCCGGGGGCTGGCCTCGTGCACTCTGACCCCACCTGGCGCTGTGCCAGCCCGCCAGCCGCACGTTCCAGGCTAGAGCTCAACGAGTCTAAGACTCACACCAAAAGCACCGAAGGGGGAAACCGGTAAAGTGACCGCATCACAACAAAAACTTCTGCTCTAAAAACAACAAAGGTCTTCTGCTCTGCTAGaccctgggggaggaggggaggatgaAAGGACGAGTCACCGAGGAggagatatttggaaaccacacccCTAACAAGGAGCAAACTAGAATATTAGCTTAAAAGCGCAAGCCTCACAAAACCAACCCAATCACACGGCGGACAAGACACAGGGGCGTTTCCCCGCAGAGGCTCTCCGAGAGCAAAGCAGTGGCCGACAAGGCGTCTCCACCACCAGGCGTTAGGGACGCGCAAGTCCAGGCCAGGCCCTGGTGCGCTGGTGGCCGCGGCGCACAGCTGACAGAACGGCTCAAGCAGGGGCGCGGGACGCCATCGCCCGGTGAGGACGCAGGACGCGCAGCCCTTTCCCACAGGGCCAACGTACAATGGCGCAGCCCTCTGGACAACCTCGCAAGCACCTGAGCGCGCGCTTAGCAGACGGCGGGGAGCACGCTCCAGGGCCCTCGCCCGGGGAAACACAGGCTTACGGCGACGCAGAGGCCAGCGCCCAGCTCTCCCCGGCAGCTGGACGCGCAGCAGCAGAAACCGGCAGCAGCCAGAGGGCGAGGGGTTAAACAAACCCGCCGAGTTCACGCAGCAGCTCGCAGGGGGCTCAGGGCCTGATGCTGCGGGCAAAGGCCCACCACACGAGGGGCTCTCATGAGGCGCTGCGGGACGGCACCGACTGCACCCCTCTCCTGAGGCGTCACCACGGGGTGGGCGCTGGGGCCTCCCGCAGTCCCCGAGGCTCTGCCCACCGGCACCTCCTCAGCTGCAAAGGAGTCAAGAGTCCGGCACACCCTCCCTAGTGCCGCGCCAGCCCGTTCCAGCCTCCATGGGTGTGGATGTGGAGCTCTCACAAGCCACCGAGTCACCGACACGGCATCATCAGACACCGTTTACAAGACCCGTGATGAGGCGTTGCACCCATGGACGTTCGCCAGTGGATGGCACAGACGCGAGCAGGAAGTGCCCGTGGTTCCTCCAGAAACGTACCTGAAGGTGGCCGCTACCCGAGACCTCTGGGGAAGAGAAGAGGCCGGGCAGCCCTTGAGACCCGCAGGGAAGGACGCGGCGCAGCATGCGGGCTCTGGAGCACCCAGACCACGGACGCTGGGCGGGCCCCTCGGCACGGGGGGCGCTCCCGGCAATGTGGGGGACAGCAGGGCCTTTAGTGGGAGGAGCTCCAGGCCGGCAAGCGGCCCCCATGGCCACAGACAGGTGCTCGCCGAGACCTGCAGGACTGAACCTTCAGGATCAACACATGGCCGTGGCCTCAACCACGCAAGCTGTGGATTTGCTTAGCAACGAGGGGCACGGCCATTCCCCGGGGCTGCCGGCTGCTGGAGGTCCACCAACGCAGGTAACGGAACGAACAGCACCCTGAGATGCTTACAGGTGGACCCACTTCTGCATCTGCTGCCAGCAGCTGTGCACGTTTGGCCAGCTGACTTCTGGGAAGTGGGTTATATCTATAAAAGGTCTCAACTGACATCTTTCTGAAACTTACtgctcttctgttttattttgtttgaagcTCAGGGGAACACAGGCAATTATCAGGGCTGAATTTCTGGAAGAAGTTTCAAATAAGTTAGAacatcatggcagatggaattggAAGAGAGGCCTCCAGGAGAGAGGGACGATGTTACACGAGCAAAGGCTCGGGAGCTTCAGTTCCTAAAACGTGTCTTGTTAATAAGGAAAGAGGGGCAGACGGGGCCTGCGAGCACAGAGCAGCCTCGAGGTCTGCTGGCCTCCACCTGCTTCCGTCTCCCACTTGGGGTACGATAGTTGCCCGCAGAATCGCACTCTCCTTCAGCCACTGGGCACGACTGCTGATCTAAGTTTGTGAAGCTGGGGTTCTGCAGGGGTGGCCTCAGagcagggagagaggaggaaggggtgCTACTCTTTGTGCAAACAAGTGCATCCATCTGTTTCATAAAATAGTTCCCTTCTTGCAGCTAGAAAAACACAAAATGGTCACATACTATGTGATGCCACTCATTTTGCACTCTTTAAATGACAAAATCACAGACAAGGAGACCAGATGAGTGGTTGCGGGGCTTGGGgacggcaggggctggggggctgagTGACCTAAGCGGGAGCTGTGTGGCTGCAGGCAGGTGTCAGATCTCCAGCGCGGGGATTACAGCAAGCCACACGCGATCATGACCCAGGACACCACACGTGCCGCACCACGGCCGTTCCTGGTCCCCACGCTGCCCGACGGCTAAGACCCAGCCTCGGGCGGGTGAGCGGTGCCAGGAGCTTCCAGACGCGCTTCACAGCTTCCTGGGGATTTATCATTCcaacattttaaaacttaaaagaggaccagggaaacggacttggcccagtggttagggcgtccgtctaccacatgggaggtccgcggttcaaaccccgcacctccttggcccgtgtagagctggcccatgcgcagtgctgatgcgcgcaaggagtgccctgccacgcaggggtgtcccccgcgtaggggagccccacaggcaaggagtgcgccccgtaaggaaagccgcccagcgcgaaagaa
Above is a genomic segment from Dasypus novemcinctus isolate mDasNov1 chromosome 9, mDasNov1.1.hap2, whole genome shotgun sequence containing:
- the DFFB gene encoding DNA fragmentation factor subunit beta isoform X1 is translated as MSAVLQKPKTFKLRTLHSQKKFGVAGRSCQEVLRKGCDKFQLPAAGCRLCLYEDGAELSADIFASVPDDTELLLLPAGQAWQGYVSDIGRVLSVFHKPHAGVIQAVRQLLCDERSPLRQRLLADLLHNVSENIAAETRAEDQPWFEGLEARFRSKSSYLRYSCESRIRSYLREVSAYASEVGAGAREEYVRLVGCMGRKLKAARYNSSYFDRGAKASGRLCTPEGWFSCQGPFDGDACGSRHSINPYGNRESRVLFSTWNLDHTLIHVVTRIRTPFLFRAE
- the DFFB gene encoding DNA fragmentation factor subunit beta isoform X2; this translates as MSAVLQKPKTFKLRTLHSQKKFGVAGRSCQEVLRKGCDKFQLPAAGCRLCLYEDGAELSADIFASVPDDTELLLLPAGQAWQGYVSDIGRVLSVFHKPHAGVIQAVRQLLCDERSPLRQRLLADLLHNVSENIAAETRAEDQPWFEGLEARFRSKSSYLRYSCESRIRSYLREVSAYASEVGAGAREEYVRLVGCMGRKLKAARYNSSYFDRGAKASGRLCTPEGWFSCQGPFDGDACGSRHSINPYGNRESRVLFSTWNLDHTIEKKRTVVPTLADAIKEQDGREVDWEYFYGLLFTLENLKLVHIACHKKTSHNLSCDPHRIYKPETRPKRKRPARRSK